In the genome of Paenarthrobacter ilicis, the window CTAAAAGTGGTGGCAAGAGCGGTGACTGGTCCATCAGCCCCTCATCCAGCCAGTCATCCAATCAGTCCAGCCCCTCATCCAATCAGGAAGGCTCCGACGCATGAGCGCTTGTGAACCCGGGCACGGACCCCGCAAAGCCGGCGTCGTCATTGCCTCAACACGTGCCGCTGCCGGGGTCTACGCGGACGAGACCGGCCCGATCATTGCCGACTGGCTCACGGAACACGGCTTCGATACCTTTCCCGCCATGGTGGTCCCTGACGGTGAGCCGGTGGGCGCAGCCCTGCGGGCCCTGTTGACGCAGGAGCCGGCCGTGATCATCACCAGCGGCGGAACGGGCCTCAGCCCTGACGACCATACGCCGGAGATGACCCTCCCACTTCTGGACCGCGAGATCCCTGGCCTGATGGAAGGCATCCGGCGTGCCGGCGCTGCCAAGACTCCGCTGGCCATGCTGAGCCGTGGCCACGCGGGAGCTGCCGGCACAACGTTCATCATCAACCTCCCGGGTTCTCCCAAAGGCGTGATGGACGGCTTGGCCGTCCTGGACCCCGTGATTGGGCACCTGTGCGATCAATTGGAAGGAAACCATGGGCACTGAAACGGACTTTGAGGTTGTTAACGCGGTCCTGAGCTCCCAGCCGATCTCCGTTGACCAGGCCATCCGTGCCGTGGAGTCGGACACCGCGGGCGCGGTGGTCAGCTTCAGCGGCGTCGTCAGGAACCACGACGGCGGCAAGGCTGTAACCCGGTTGAGCTACAGTGCCCACCCCACAGCGCACCAGGTCATGTCCGACGTCGTGGCCCGCTTGGTGGCGGAGCACTCCGGCGAGGCACAACAGCCCGTCCGGATCTGGGCTGCGCACCGGATCGGGACGTTGGAAATTGGCGATCCCGCACTGGTTTGTGCCGTGGCCGCCGCCCACCGGGGACAGGCTTTCGCGGTCTGCAGCGAACTCGTGGACAGGATCAAAGCCCAAGTGCCCATCTGGAAGGAACAATTCTTCGTGGACGGCACCGTGGAGTGGGTAGGGGCAGGGGAGTAGCCACTGGTCACGGTTCCTGCCGCAGGGCCGCCCGGCGGTAGGGTTGATGCCATGACCGAACAACTCGCTGTTGCAGTGCTGGGCGCCAACGGGCGCATGGGAATCGAGGCCGTGAAGGCCGTGGAAGCAGCTGCGGACATGAAGCTGGTGGCCGCCCTTGGTCGGGGCGACTCCCTGGACGAACTGCTCGACGCCGGAGCCCGCTACGTCGTGGACCTGACTGTTCCCGACATCACTGAGACCAACGTCCGCTTCGCGGTCCAGCACGGCATCCACGCTGTGGTGGGCACCACCGGGTGGAACGCAGGCCGTCTCGAATCCTTGAAGGAGCTTTTGGACCAGCAACCGGACACTGGTGTCCTCATTGCTCCCAACTTTGCCCTCGGGTCCGTCCTCGCCTCCGCATTCGCTGCCAAAGCGTCGCAATACTTTGAATCCGTGGAGATCATCGAGCTTCACCACCCCAACAAGGTGGATGCTCCCTCCGGAACCGCAGTGCGAACTGCCCAGCTCATTGCAGAAGCCCGCCAGGAAGCAGGGATCCCGGCCAGCCCCGACGCTACCGAGACCTCCATGGATGGTGCCCGCGGCTGCGATGTTGACGGCGTTCGCGTCCACAGTGTCCGCCTCCGGGGCCTGGTGGCCCACCAGGAAGTGCTGTTCGGCGGACCGGGCGAGCAATTGACGCTGCGGCACGACTCGTTCGATCGCGCCTCCTTCATGCCGGGGGTGCTGCTGGGACTGCGGAAGGTCGCCCACCATCCCGGCCTCACGGTGGGCCTGGACGGCTACTTGGACCTGGGGCTCTAGCGCCGTGGCGAATCTGTGGACAGCTTTCAAGAACAACCGGACCAAAATCTGGGTCGGTGCCATCACCTTGTTGCTGGTGCTGTACCTGGTGGTCTCCGTGCAGCGTTCGTTCCTTCTGCTGGGCGATCCCAACCTGGTGGCCAAGGGCATAGGTGCCGCCTACCTGGTCCTCCCGGTGATCGGAGCGTGGGCGCTCATCCGCGAACTTCTGTTCGGGGCCCGCACAGAGCAGATGGCCAAGGTCCTCGAGGCCGAGGGCGGACTGCCGGTGGACACGCTGCCCCGCACTCCCGGTGGCCGGATTGTGCGTGCCGCCGCTGATGCCGAGTTTGAAAAGTACCGGGTGGAAGCCGAAGCAGCGCCGGAGGATTGGCGCTCATGGTTCCGCCTGAGCTGCGCCTACGACGCCGCCGGGGACCGCAAGAGAGCCCGCGCGTCCATGCGGGATGCCGTGAAGCTGTTCCGGACTCAGCCCACGACGGCCGGCCGGTAACGCGCCAGCC includes:
- a CDS encoding MogA/MoaB family molybdenum cofactor biosynthesis protein is translated as MSACEPGHGPRKAGVVIASTRAAAGVYADETGPIIADWLTEHGFDTFPAMVVPDGEPVGAALRALLTQEPAVIITSGGTGLSPDDHTPEMTLPLLDREIPGLMEGIRRAGAAKTPLAMLSRGHAGAAGTTFIINLPGSPKGVMDGLAVLDPVIGHLCDQLEGNHGH
- a CDS encoding molybdenum cofactor biosynthesis protein MoaE, which encodes MGTETDFEVVNAVLSSQPISVDQAIRAVESDTAGAVVSFSGVVRNHDGGKAVTRLSYSAHPTAHQVMSDVVARLVAEHSGEAQQPVRIWAAHRIGTLEIGDPALVCAVAAAHRGQAFAVCSELVDRIKAQVPIWKEQFFVDGTVEWVGAGE
- the dapB gene encoding 4-hydroxy-tetrahydrodipicolinate reductase, with product MTEQLAVAVLGANGRMGIEAVKAVEAAADMKLVAALGRGDSLDELLDAGARYVVDLTVPDITETNVRFAVQHGIHAVVGTTGWNAGRLESLKELLDQQPDTGVLIAPNFALGSVLASAFAAKASQYFESVEIIELHHPNKVDAPSGTAVRTAQLIAEARQEAGIPASPDATETSMDGARGCDVDGVRVHSVRLRGLVAHQEVLFGGPGEQLTLRHDSFDRASFMPGVLLGLRKVAHHPGLTVGLDGYLDLGL